In Fusarium oxysporum Fo47 chromosome VII, complete sequence, the following proteins share a genomic window:
- a CDS encoding fungal-specific transcription factor domain-containing protein, producing MSSSSSHPFISDNQSPLSGFKLRKLRPAPGPSSGGTSSDSSQGPSLQPRLLPRANLTKIACEPCRRRKAKCCGERPKCKACINKGLECHYQASDQDLFDLKRKHDEIQERANIYERLYDLLMNLPEQDSHAILRRLRKGTDGATTILQGDDGDLLLQVASALNTRPCKGQDVENLSDWLRGALPSGGGGLSVVATPGSHNANLSDASASTPAGGTSAAASCPLSLGPGNATGSNPDPKVMSSSENRRGPSHSRNASWVEGMQDDHMPAGLPRSHGLDHVPFVLNQREWEHHPSAWTAITNNINLILHLLALYFCWEYPVFAPLSKRHFLQDFRDGRHRYCSPLLVNALLALGCRFSTNLITRTDSEDPQSAGDHFFKEAQRLFDQETDHHSLTTIQALGIMSIREANCGRGSESRYYAGQSIRLAFEMGLHRTPDNGDQEELAVQLATFWGAFSLDNVSSLVTGSLPNCSYTLHLPSKPAVVRDVEASVWVPYTDDDAPLQLQYEQPSNERSVYKCLCELSERVHKSLYLLHSPRNTLTAQGLLGIYTEYLDWYNGVPEVLRLGHNFTPAVLFAHMYYHFATLLLFWPFVNLRIIESEVSPRDVCLQAANAIQGFLTSYSRIYPLKLAPSFVPYFALASSIIHLALMAGTVQAHKLGTAARTDLHLSEAVKQGIDGLAEMARYHHVAEQALHLLRHLAKEWNTDVNIEIGAALDLEEYERLGRSFGGIVNFFAPTMVAQVSVPDTITDKDVRETAPCQPGKAVENLEDLLFLPSAMQGLPMLSKDEALAEAGFAVL from the exons AtgtcctcctcatcttcacacCCGTTTATTAGCGACAACCAATCGCCTTTGAGCGGTTTCAAACTTCGTAAACTTCGACCAGCTCCAGGGCCGAGTTCTGGGGGGACTAGTTCTGACTCCAGTCAAGGACCATCGCTCCAACCTCGTCTCCTTCCCCGCGCCAATCTAACAAAAATCGCCTGCGAACCGTGTCGGAGACGAAAGGCCAAA TGTTGTGGCGAACGTCCAAAATGCAAAGCTTGTATCAACAAAGGTCTCGAGTGCCATTACCAGGCTTCCGATCAAGACCTGTTTGACCTAAAGCGCAAACACGATGAAATACAGGAAAGGGCCAACATTTACGAACGGCTCTACGACCTTCTGATGAATCTACCAGAACAAGACTCGCATGCCATCCTCCGCAGACTTCGCAAAGGCACTGATGGTGCCACAACCATTCTGCAGGGGGATGACGGCGACCTTCTCTTACAAGTAGCATCGGCGTTAAATACACGACCGTGCAAGGGACAAGACGTCGAAAACTTGTCTGATTGGCTTCGTGGGGCGCTGCCCTCGGGTGGTGGTGGGTTGTCTGTCGTTGCCACGCCAGGTAGCCATAACGCCAACCTCAGTGACGCTTCCGCCTCTACGCCTGCGGGCGGTACTTCGGCGGCCGCATCTTGTCCCCTAAGCTTGGGACCTGGGAACGCCACGGGTAGTAATCCTGACCCGAAAGTAATGAGCTCTTCGGAAAATCGTCGAGGGCCGTCACACTCTCGGAATGCATCATGGGTCGAGGGCATGCAGGATGACCATATGCCTGCTGGACTACCCCGATCCCATGGGCTAGATCATGTTCCATTTGTTTTAAACCAACGAGAATGGGAGCATCATCCTTCGGCATGGACCGCCATTACCAATAACATCAACTTGATACTACATCTTCTTGCTTTGTACTTTTGCTGGGAGTATCCAGTATTCGCACCTCTTAGCAAAAGGCATTTCCTTCAAGATTTTCGCGATGGAAGACACAGATATTGCTCGCCCTTACTTGTTAATGCgttgcttgcccttggctGCCGCTTTTCCACCAATCTTATTACTAGGACTGATTCTGAAGACCCACAGTCGGCAGGCGACCACTTCTTTAAAGAGGCGCAGCGGCTCTTTGACCAAGAGACAGATCACCACTCTCTAACGACAATCCAAGCCTTGGGAATCATGTCGATTCGAGAAGCTAATTGTGGTCGAGGCTCAGAGAGTCGGTATTATGCGGGACAGAGCATACGGCTGGCTTTTGAGATGGGCCTGCATCGTACCCCCGATAATGGAGATCAGGAGGAGCTTGCTGTTCAGTTGGCGACTTTCTGGGGCGCATTTTCTCTAGATAA TGTGTCTTCTCTGGTAACGGGTTCATTGCCTAATTGTTCTTATACCCTGCACTTGCCATCTAAGCCTGCTGTTGTAAGAGATGTTGAGGCATCAGTCTGGGTTCCTTACACAGATGACG ATGCGCCACTGCAGCTACAGTATGAGCAGCCATCTAATGAGCGGTCGGTATATAAGTGCCTCTGTGAGCTAAGTGAACGGGTACACAAATCTCTATACCTTCTGCACTCACCTAGAAATACCTTAACAGCACAGGGCCTACTGGGCATCTATACAGAGTACCTCGACTGGTACAACGGAGTGCCCGAAGTCCTGCGGCTCGGTCACAACTTTACTCCGGCAGTGCTATTCGCCCA CATGTACTACCACTTTGCAACCTTACTACTCTTTTGGCCCTTTGTTAACTTGCGTATTATCGAGTCTGAGGTATCACCGCGAGACGTCTGTTTACAGGCTGCAAATGCCATACAGGGCTTTCTCACATCCTACTCGCGGATATACCCACTGAAGTTGGCGCCGTCTTTCGTGCCATACTTCGCGCTGGcctcatccatcatccaCCTTGCTCTCATGGCCGGAACGGTACAGGCACACAAGTTAGGCACGGCAGCGAGGACTGACCTTCACCTCTCTGAGGCAGTGAAGCAGGGTATCGATGGACTTGCAGAAATGGCGCGTTACCATCACGTTGCCGAACAAGCCCTCCACCTTCTCCGCCATCTGGCTAAGGAGTGGAACACTGATGTCAATATTGAGATAGGCGCTGCTCTAGATCTAGAGGAGTACGAGAGGCTTGGCAGATCATTCGGTGGTATTGTCAATTTCTTTGCGCCCACTATGGTTGCCCAGGTCTCTGTTCCCGACACCATTACGGATAAAGATGTTAGAGAAACAGCGCCGTGTCAACCCGGAAAGGCAGTAGAGAACTTGGAGGACCTGCTCTTTTTGCCATCCGCTATGCAGGGGCTTCCAATGCTCTCAAAGGACGAGGCACTAGCGGAGGCAGGCTTTGCCGTATTATGA
- a CDS encoding uncharacterized protein (expressed protein), whose product MPTSVGQPDMARNNVSRSRANQPLYRLIDDIIRSAGEPAIVRQMIPPGTRIDWPVEDLATYEARCHSMTPLQVNSIVDFSALDFAGAVDDCLICPICMFTIMTPVVIPCNHIFCLECLQRHYEISQTCPIDRKKFRANRIRLSKDIAEQLGNLIVFCPNYPRGCTKQTRRRDVLTHALNCSHMSS is encoded by the exons ATGCCAACCTCTGTTGGCCAGCCCGACATGGCCCGTAATAATGTATCACGTTCACGGGCCAATCAACCTCTGTATCGTCTTATAGATGACATAATTCGGTCTGCTGGAGAGCCTGCCATAGTACGGCAGATGATCC CACCTGGGACTAGGATCGATTGGCCAGTTGAAGACCTAGCAACATATGAGGCTCGATGTCATTCGATGACCCCACTGCAGGTTAATAGCATTGTCGATTTTAGCGCTCTCGACTTTGCTGGTGCAGTAGATGATTGTTTGATATGCCCTATATGCATGTTTACTATTATGACTCCGGTTGTAATACCATGCAATCATATCTTCTGCCTCGAATGCTTACAGAGGCACTATGAGATCAGCCAGACGTGCCCAATCGATAGGAAGAAATTCCGGGCAAATCGAATTCGGCTCTCAAAGGATATCGCCGAGCAGCTTGGCAACCTTATTGTGTTTTGCCCAAACTATCCTCGTGGATGCACGAAGCAAACGAGACGACGGGACGTGCTCACTCATGCTTTGAACTGTTCTCATATGTCCTCATAG